From Alteromonas sp. BL110:
CAAAGTTTACTTTGCCAACTCTGGTGCAGAAGCCAACGAAGCGGCACTTAAACTAGCTCGTCGTTGGGCACTTGATAAGCACGGTGAAGACAAGAATCAAATCATTGCTTTTAATAAAGGTTTCCACGGTCGTACTTTCTTTACCGTAACGGTAGGTGGTCAAGCGGCTTACTCTGATGGTTTTGGCCCTAAGCCAGGCGCTGTTGATCACTGTAACTACAATGACCTAGCTGCCTTTGAAGCCTTAATTTCAGATAAAACTTGTGCGGTAATGATGGAGCCGCTTCAAGGTGAAGGCGGAATCATTCCACCGGACACCGACTTTGTAAAAGGTGTACGTGAGCTTTGTGACAAACACAATGCACTACTGATTTTTGATGAAGTTCAGTCAGGCGTTGGTCGTACTGGTCACCTTTATGCTTACATGGGCCTTGGCGTAACACCCGATATCCTAACTACAGCTAAATCCCTTGGTGGTGGCTTCCCAATTGGCGCTATGCTAACAACAAATGAAATTGCTGCACACCTTAAGCCAGGTACCCACGGTAGTACTTACGGCGGTAACCCACTGGCCTGTGCGGTTGCAGAAAAAGCGTTAGATATCGTAAATCAACCAGAAGTGCTTGAAGGCGTACTTAAGAAAGAAGCGCTTTTCCGCGAGTTACTTGGCGCTATCAATGACAAGTACAACGTATTTGAAGAGGTACGTGGTCAAGGCATGCTGTTAGGTTGTGCGTTAAATGAAAAATATCAGGGCCGCGCACGCGACTTCATGATGGCAGCGACCAAAGAGAACCTTATGTGCCTTGTTGCTGGCATGAACGTTATTCGTTTCGCACCTTCACTGGTTATTCCTGACGAAGATATTAAAGAAGGTCTTGCACGTTTTGAGCGCGCCGTTGCCGCCGTTGTAAACGCCGAATAATTACAACACGAGTAGCGAACATGAATATCATTCGCCCTATCACGAAGGCCGACTATAACGCGCTTAAAGAAATCGCCGTCGAATCGGGTATTGGCTTTACGTCTTTACCTGTCAACGACGCGTTGCTGCAGCGTAAAATTGACCGTGCAGAAACCGCGTTTAACAAGCCAAACGTAACAGAACCTGGCGATGAGTCGTACTTGTTTGTAATGGAAGATACCACTACCGGACAGGTAGTGGGCACGACAGGTATTGAAGCCGCAGTAGGCATAGATGATGCGTTTTATCATTATCACCTAAGCAAGGTTGTGCATGCCTCACGCGAACTGAACATTCACAACACGGTAGACATTCTAACGTTTTGTAATGACTACACAGGGGTTACTGAGATATGTACCCTGTTTCTTCGTGAACAAGCCCGCGGAGGCATTAACGGCCGCTTTCTTTCGAAGGTTCGATTCTTGTTCATGATGGAGCATCGCGAACGCTTCTCAGAGACAGTAATTGCTGAAATGCGCGGCGTAAGTGACGAAGAAGGGCGTTCACCGTTTTGGGAGTGGTTAGAAACCCACTTCTTCTCGATGGACTTCCCGACTGCCGACTACTTAACCGGCATTGGTAATAAAGTGTTTATTGCTGAACTTATGCCAAAGTACCCAATATACGTGAATCTGCTTAGCAAAGAAGCGCAAGAAGTCATTGGCGAAGTCCATGACAAAAC
This genomic window contains:
- a CDS encoding aspartate aminotransferase family protein translates to MNVTRATFDDVMVPNYNPAGMVPVRGEGSRVWDQDGAEYIDFAGGIAVNVLGHCHPELVKALNEQGSKLWHLSNVFTNEPALRLAKKLNDATFSDKVYFANSGAEANEAALKLARRWALDKHGEDKNQIIAFNKGFHGRTFFTVTVGGQAAYSDGFGPKPGAVDHCNYNDLAAFEALISDKTCAVMMEPLQGEGGIIPPDTDFVKGVRELCDKHNALLIFDEVQSGVGRTGHLYAYMGLGVTPDILTTAKSLGGGFPIGAMLTTNEIAAHLKPGTHGSTYGGNPLACAVAEKALDIVNQPEVLEGVLKKEALFRELLGAINDKYNVFEEVRGQGMLLGCALNEKYQGRARDFMMAATKENLMCLVAGMNVIRFAPSLVIPDEDIKEGLARFERAVAAVVNAE
- the astA gene encoding arginine N-succinyltransferase: MNIIRPITKADYNALKEIAVESGIGFTSLPVNDALLQRKIDRAETAFNKPNVTEPGDESYLFVMEDTTTGQVVGTTGIEAAVGIDDAFYHYHLSKVVHASRELNIHNTVDILTFCNDYTGVTEICTLFLREQARGGINGRFLSKVRFLFMMEHRERFSETVIAEMRGVSDEEGRSPFWEWLETHFFSMDFPTADYLTGIGNKVFIAELMPKYPIYVNLLSKEAQEVIGEVHDKTRPALQLLEEEGFSCRGYVDIFDAGPTVEANLSHIRTAQSSLKLPVVIDDSAAAQGQTHYIINTSVSDFRAVATEMTVSEEKQVAVLSRQAAAALNVAEGEHVRFAPVTFRD